The following are encoded in a window of Streptomyces sp. SAT1 genomic DNA:
- a CDS encoding YihY/virulence factor BrkB family protein: MGVLSRVDSYQRRHRWAGLPLAVVYKFYDDQAAYLAALLTYYGFLSLFPLLLFLVAVLSAVLSSSPHLQHAVLNSALSEFPVIGDQLVHNIHSFQGNAVAVAVGVAGSLYGVLNVAQAAQHALNKIFAVPRYARPDPFRSRLKGLKFLSLLALGLCVTTGLSTTAQWAAGLFAARLAVGVRVAAEALAVVLNAALLIASYRLLTRRRLPLRVLYGPALGAACAWQALLWGGTYYVDHVLQGATATYGLFGIVLGLLAWIYLGALVYLGTAEIGAVRCMRLWPRSLLTPFTDRVHLSAGDQRAYRSYATTESFKGFEKITVHFDPPPHARPGDAHEPGDDEPGRPG; encoded by the coding sequence ATGGGAGTGCTGTCCCGGGTGGATTCCTACCAGCGGCGGCACCGCTGGGCGGGCCTGCCGCTGGCCGTCGTCTACAAGTTCTACGACGACCAGGCGGCCTATCTGGCCGCGCTGCTGACGTACTACGGCTTCCTGTCGCTCTTCCCGCTGCTGCTCTTCCTGGTCGCGGTGCTCAGCGCCGTGCTCAGCAGCAGCCCCCACCTCCAGCACGCGGTGCTCAACTCGGCGCTGAGCGAGTTCCCGGTGATCGGGGACCAGCTCGTCCACAACATCCACTCCTTCCAGGGCAACGCGGTCGCCGTCGCGGTGGGTGTGGCGGGCAGCCTCTACGGGGTGCTCAACGTCGCGCAGGCCGCCCAGCACGCGCTGAACAAGATCTTCGCGGTGCCCCGGTACGCCCGGCCCGACCCGTTCCGCTCCCGGCTGAAGGGCCTGAAGTTCCTGTCGCTGCTCGCCCTCGGACTGTGCGTCACCACCGGTCTGTCCACCACCGCCCAGTGGGCCGCCGGCCTGTTCGCCGCCCGGCTCGCCGTCGGGGTGCGGGTCGCCGCCGAGGCCCTGGCCGTCGTGCTGAACGCCGCGCTGCTGATCGCCAGTTACCGGCTGCTGACCCGCAGACGGCTGCCGCTGCGCGTGCTGTACGGCCCGGCGCTGGGCGCCGCGTGCGCCTGGCAGGCGCTGCTGTGGGGCGGCACCTACTACGTCGATCACGTGCTCCAGGGCGCCACGGCGACGTACGGCCTGTTCGGCATCGTGCTCGGCCTGCTGGCGTGGATCTACCTGGGGGCGCTGGTGTACCTCGGCACGGCGGAGATCGGCGCCGTGCGGTGCATGCGGCTGTGGCCCCGGAGCCTGCTGACCCCCTTCACCGACCGCGTCCACCTCAGCGCGGGCGACCAGCGGGCCTACCGCTCCTACGCGACGACCGAGTCCTTCAAGGGCTTCGAGAAGATCACCGTCCACTTCGACCCGCCCCCGCACGCGCGCCCCGGCGACGCGCACGAGCCGGGGGACGACGAACCCGGCCGCCCCGGCTGA
- a CDS encoding FAD-binding oxidoreductase, whose product MDMLWSGWGDPAEAAPLPAPVTGLLRDLLGVEPGAPAPAGPDELSVPASPLTAAARRALADAVGEEAYVRTDAEARIRHTRGKSTPDLLRIRGGDLTDLPAAVVLPDGHDEVLAVLRACAAHGLALVPFGGGTSVVGGLAPEHRGRVRPFVALDLRRMNRLLDLDPVSRTATLQPGLRGPRAEELLAAHGFTLGHFPQSYEWATLGGFAAARSSGQASAGYGRFDEMVLALTLATPEGTLEAGRAPRSAAGPDLRQLVLGSEGAFGVITSVTVRLRPLPEVRRYEGWRFASFDAGAAALRRLAQDGPRPTVLRLSDETETLIGLAQPDAIGAPLEQRSAGCQAVAGYEGTAEDVAHRAERAAAVLRECGGTPLGEEPGRRWAHGRYSAPYLRDALLDVGAFAETLETAAFWSRIPALYAAVRDALTGTLTEAGTPPLVMCHISHVYENGASLYFTVVSAQGEDPVAHWAPAKRAANEAILAAGGTISHHHGVGTDHRDAYVKEAGPLGIGALRAVKQRLDPAGLLNPGVLLPLDPPRA is encoded by the coding sequence ATGGACATGCTGTGGAGCGGCTGGGGCGACCCGGCCGAGGCCGCACCGCTGCCCGCCCCCGTGACCGGCCTGCTGCGCGACCTGCTCGGCGTCGAGCCGGGCGCCCCCGCCCCGGCCGGCCCGGACGAGCTGAGCGTCCCCGCCTCCCCGCTGACCGCCGCCGCCCGCCGCGCCCTGGCCGACGCCGTGGGCGAGGAGGCGTATGTGCGCACCGACGCCGAGGCGCGGATCCGCCACACCCGCGGCAAGTCCACCCCCGACCTGCTGCGCATCCGCGGCGGCGACCTCACCGACCTGCCCGCGGCCGTGGTGCTCCCGGACGGACACGACGAGGTGCTCGCCGTGCTGCGCGCCTGCGCCGCCCACGGCCTGGCGCTCGTGCCGTTCGGCGGCGGCACCTCCGTCGTCGGCGGCCTCGCCCCCGAACACCGGGGGCGGGTCCGGCCCTTCGTCGCGCTCGACCTGCGCCGGATGAACCGCCTGCTGGACCTCGACCCGGTCTCCCGGACCGCCACCCTCCAGCCCGGTCTGCGCGGCCCGCGGGCCGAGGAACTGCTCGCCGCGCACGGATTCACCCTCGGCCACTTCCCGCAGTCCTACGAGTGGGCCACCCTCGGCGGGTTCGCCGCCGCCCGCTCCAGCGGCCAGGCGTCCGCGGGCTACGGGCGCTTCGACGAGATGGTGCTCGCGCTGACCCTCGCCACGCCCGAGGGGACCCTGGAGGCGGGCCGCGCCCCGCGCTCGGCCGCCGGACCCGACCTGCGCCAGCTCGTCCTCGGCTCCGAGGGCGCGTTCGGCGTCATCACGTCGGTGACGGTGCGGCTGCGCCCGCTGCCCGAGGTGCGCCGCTACGAGGGCTGGCGGTTCGCCTCCTTCGACGCGGGCGCCGCCGCCCTGCGCAGGCTCGCCCAGGACGGACCCCGCCCGACCGTGCTGCGCCTGTCCGACGAGACCGAGACCCTGATCGGCCTGGCCCAGCCCGACGCCATCGGGGCGCCCCTGGAGCAGCGGTCCGCCGGCTGCCAGGCCGTCGCCGGTTACGAGGGCACCGCCGAGGACGTCGCCCACCGCGCCGAGCGGGCCGCCGCCGTCCTGCGCGAGTGCGGCGGCACGCCCCTCGGCGAGGAACCGGGACGGCGCTGGGCGCACGGCCGGTACTCGGCGCCGTATCTGCGCGACGCGCTGCTGGACGTGGGCGCGTTCGCCGAGACGCTGGAGACCGCCGCCTTCTGGTCCCGGATCCCCGCGCTGTACGCCGCCGTGCGCGACGCGCTCACCGGGACGCTCACCGAGGCGGGCACCCCGCCGCTGGTCATGTGCCACATCTCGCACGTCTACGAGAACGGCGCCTCGCTGTACTTCACCGTGGTCAGCGCCCAGGGCGAGGACCCCGTGGCGCACTGGGCGCCCGCCAAGCGCGCCGCGAACGAGGCGATCCTCGCCGCGGGCGGCACCATCAGCCACCACCACGGCGTGGGCACCGACCACCGCGACGCGTACGTCAAGGAGGCCGGACCGCTCGGCATCGGGGCCCTGCGCGCCGTGAAACAGCGGCTGGACCCGGCCGGACTGCTCAACCCCGGTGTCCTGCTGCCCCTCGACCCGCCCCGCGCCTGA
- a CDS encoding diacylglycerol kinase family protein, with protein MRQFTAVVNPTAGGSAGAAALLRVGRLLREAGAGLETEYSRSLAHAQDLARRAGERGRVVLAVGGDGIAGGVGGALSGTGTLFGLVPAGRGNDFARALGLPADPAGLAAVLLHNAPRRVDTIEVESAVHARTVVLGSVYAGVDALANRHANRSRLLRGAASYYAGGLRAVATWRAASYRVTVDGEEHLHRGYTVVAANSAYYGSGRMIAPGARVDDGLLDVVLIRAAPRRLFFTLMNELKSGGHVDRPEVRVLRGREIRVEADRAVPYGADGEVDAVLPVTARVLPGALDVLC; from the coding sequence ATGCGTCAGTTCACCGCCGTCGTCAACCCGACCGCGGGCGGTTCCGCCGGTGCCGCCGCGCTGCTGCGGGTGGGCAGGCTGCTCCGGGAGGCGGGCGCCGGTCTGGAGACGGAGTACAGCCGCAGCCTCGCCCACGCCCAGGACCTGGCGCGGCGGGCGGGGGAGCGCGGCCGGGTCGTCCTCGCGGTGGGCGGCGACGGCATCGCGGGCGGGGTCGGCGGCGCGCTCAGCGGTACCGGGACGCTCTTCGGCCTGGTCCCGGCCGGCCGCGGCAACGACTTCGCGCGGGCGCTCGGACTGCCCGCCGACCCGGCCGGACTCGCCGCCGTGCTGCTCCACAACGCCCCGCGCCGGGTCGACACCATCGAGGTGGAGTCGGCGGTGCACGCCCGCACCGTCGTCCTCGGCAGCGTGTACGCGGGCGTCGACGCGCTCGCCAACCGGCACGCCAACCGCTCCCGGCTGCTGCGCGGCGCCGCCTCCTACTACGCGGGCGGACTGCGGGCCGTCGCCACCTGGCGCGCCGCGAGCTACCGGGTCACCGTCGACGGCGAGGAGCACCTGCACCGCGGGTACACCGTGGTGGCCGCCAACTCCGCCTACTACGGCTCGGGCCGGATGATCGCGCCGGGCGCGCGGGTCGACGACGGCCTGCTCGACGTCGTGCTGATCCGCGCCGCCCCGCGCCGGCTGTTCTTCACCCTGATGAACGAACTGAAGTCCGGGGGACACGTGGACCGGCCCGAGGTGCGTGTGCTGCGCGGCCGGGAGATCCGCGTCGAGGCCGACCGGGCCGTCCCCTACGGCGCCGACGGCGAGGTCGACGCCGTCCTCCCGGTCACGGCACGCGTCCTGCCGGGCGCGCTCGACGTGCTCTGCTGA
- a CDS encoding nitrate reductase subunit alpha: MRSAQYFFPGEQSPDRRVLYRDGGRGADEFYRERWRHDREVRSTHGVNCTGSCSWRVFVKDGIITWETQATDYPSVGPDSPEYEPRGCPRGAAFSWYTYSPTRIRYPYVRGPLLDLWREARARTADPVAAWEWLTADPGRTAVYKRARGKGGFVRCTWPEAVELMAAAQVHTVKRYGPDRIVGFSPIPAMSMASYSAGTRYLSMIGGTISSFYDWYADLPMASPQVFGDQTDVPESGDWWNCGYLIVWGTNLPITRTPDAHFMTEARYRGQKVVVVSPDYGDHTKFADEWLAAAPGTDGALAMAMGHVILTEFHRDRPVPRFTEYAKTYTDLPFLVRLREREGMPGVYVPDKFLTAADLPGHEGAEAAAFKTVLLDARTGEPAVPNGSLGFRWTAPEDGPRWNLRLEDTDPLLSLYGRPDGEAVAVDLPRFDAGPGRAQDTVRRGVPAARVGGHLVTTVYDLVLAQYAVGRPGLPGTWPTGYDDASVPCTPAWQEAITSVPARAAARIAREFARNAERTGGRSMIAMGAGTNHWFHSDQIYRSFLSLLLLTGCQGVNGGGWAHYVGQEKVRPLTGWSHLAFGLDWQRPTRHMAGTPLFWLATDQWRYEAFSADLLTSPLGRGRLAGRTLPDCNALAARLGWMPSHPAFGRNPLDLCDEAERAGKEVADHVVDELRSGRLRFAAEDPDDPANFPRVLLIWRANLFASSMKGHEYMLRHLLGTDDAVTAAETPPGLRPEEVTWRDQAPVGKLDLSVAVDFRMTSTCLFSDVVLPAATWYEKYDLSSTDMHPFVHAFNPAIAPPWEARSDFDVFHALAAEFSRLAAAHLGVRRDVIASPLAHDTPDELAQPHGRVRDWRAGECEPVPGRTMPRLTVVERDYTKVAEKMAAVGPLLDTLGTSTKGITWKPGPEIDDLRSRNGTVRGGVADGRPSIARDDQFCEALLALSGTTNGRVAMQSLRALEEKTGVPLADLAEERSGDRITFEDTRTQPRAVITSAEWSGTESGGRRYSPFTVNVERLTPWHTLTGRQHFFLDHDWMAEFGEQLPVYRPPLNLLAQFGDPRRHPAGHPELVVRYLTPHSKWSIHSEYQENLLMLTLFRGGPVIWMSPLDAEKIGVADNDWIESYNRNGVVACRAVVTHRMPEGTVYMHHTMDRHLNVPRTETSGLLGGGDNSLTRLLIKPTHLIGGYAQFTYAFNYIGPTGNQRDEFTVIRRRAQEVDFR, from the coding sequence ATGCGCTCGGCGCAGTACTTCTTCCCCGGGGAGCAGTCGCCCGACCGGCGGGTCCTGTACCGGGACGGCGGGCGGGGGGCCGACGAGTTCTACCGGGAGCGCTGGCGCCACGACCGGGAGGTGCGCTCCACCCACGGGGTGAACTGCACGGGCTCCTGCTCCTGGCGGGTGTTCGTCAAGGACGGGATCATCACCTGGGAGACCCAGGCCACCGACTACCCCTCCGTGGGCCCCGACTCGCCCGAGTACGAGCCGCGCGGCTGCCCGCGCGGCGCGGCCTTCTCCTGGTACACCTACTCGCCGACCCGGATCCGCTATCCCTATGTGCGCGGCCCGCTGCTGGACCTGTGGCGCGAGGCCAGGGCGCGCACCGCCGACCCGGTGGCGGCCTGGGAGTGGCTGACCGCGGACCCCGGGCGCACCGCGGTCTACAAGCGGGCCCGCGGCAAGGGCGGCTTCGTGCGCTGCACCTGGCCGGAGGCCGTCGAACTGATGGCGGCCGCCCAGGTGCACACGGTCAAGCGGTACGGCCCCGACCGCATCGTCGGCTTCTCGCCGATCCCCGCGATGTCCATGGCCTCGTACTCGGCGGGCACCCGCTATCTGTCGATGATCGGCGGGACGATCTCCTCCTTCTACGACTGGTACGCCGACCTGCCGATGGCCTCGCCGCAGGTCTTCGGGGACCAGACGGACGTACCGGAGTCGGGGGACTGGTGGAACTGCGGCTATCTGATCGTGTGGGGCACCAACCTGCCGATCACCCGCACCCCCGACGCGCACTTCATGACCGAGGCCCGCTACCGCGGCCAGAAGGTGGTCGTGGTCTCCCCGGACTACGGCGACCACACCAAGTTCGCCGACGAATGGCTCGCGGCGGCCCCCGGCACCGACGGCGCGCTGGCCATGGCCATGGGCCACGTCATCCTCACCGAGTTCCACCGCGACCGGCCGGTGCCGCGCTTCACCGAGTACGCCAAGACCTACACGGACCTGCCCTTCCTGGTGCGGCTGCGGGAACGCGAGGGCATGCCGGGCGTGTACGTGCCGGACAAGTTCCTCACCGCCGCCGACCTGCCGGGCCACGAGGGCGCGGAGGCCGCCGCGTTCAAGACCGTGCTGCTGGACGCCCGCACCGGCGAGCCGGCCGTGCCCAACGGCTCGCTCGGCTTCCGCTGGACCGCTCCCGAGGACGGCCCCCGCTGGAACCTCCGCCTGGAGGACACCGACCCGCTGCTGTCGCTGTACGGGCGGCCGGACGGCGAGGCGGTGGCGGTGGACCTGCCGCGCTTCGACGCCGGACCGGGCCGGGCGCAGGACACCGTGCGCCGCGGCGTGCCCGCGGCCCGCGTCGGCGGCCACCTCGTCACCACCGTCTACGACCTGGTCCTCGCCCAGTACGCGGTGGGCCGCCCCGGGCTGCCCGGCACCTGGCCCACCGGCTACGACGACGCGAGCGTGCCCTGCACGCCCGCCTGGCAGGAGGCCATCACCTCGGTGCCGGCGCGGGCGGCGGCCCGGATCGCCCGCGAGTTCGCCCGCAACGCCGAACGCACCGGCGGCCGGTCCATGATCGCCATGGGCGCGGGCACCAACCACTGGTTCCACTCCGACCAGATCTACCGCTCCTTCCTCTCCCTGCTGCTGCTCACCGGCTGCCAGGGCGTCAACGGCGGCGGCTGGGCGCACTACGTCGGCCAGGAGAAGGTCCGCCCGCTCACCGGCTGGTCGCACCTCGCCTTCGGCCTGGACTGGCAGCGGCCCACCCGGCACATGGCGGGCACCCCGCTCTTCTGGCTGGCCACCGACCAGTGGCGCTACGAGGCGTTCTCCGCCGACCTGCTCACCAGCCCGCTCGGCCGGGGCCGGCTCGCCGGCCGCACGCTGCCCGACTGCAACGCGCTCGCCGCCCGCCTGGGCTGGATGCCCTCCCACCCGGCGTTCGGCCGCAACCCGCTCGACCTGTGCGACGAGGCCGAACGCGCCGGCAAGGAGGTCGCCGACCACGTCGTGGACGAACTGAGGTCGGGGCGGCTGCGGTTCGCCGCCGAGGACCCCGACGACCCGGCCAACTTCCCCCGTGTCCTGCTCATCTGGCGCGCGAATCTTTTCGCGTCCTCGATGAAGGGCCACGAGTACATGCTGCGCCACCTGCTCGGCACCGACGACGCCGTGACCGCCGCCGAGACACCGCCCGGCCTGCGCCCCGAGGAGGTCACCTGGCGCGATCAGGCACCGGTCGGCAAGCTCGACCTGTCGGTGGCCGTCGACTTCCGGATGACCAGCACCTGCCTGTTCTCCGACGTGGTGCTCCCGGCCGCCACCTGGTACGAGAAGTACGACCTGTCCTCCACCGACATGCATCCCTTCGTGCACGCCTTCAACCCGGCGATCGCACCGCCCTGGGAGGCCCGCAGCGACTTCGACGTCTTCCACGCGCTGGCCGCCGAGTTCTCCCGGCTCGCAGCCGCCCACCTCGGCGTGCGCCGGGACGTCATCGCCTCCCCGCTCGCCCACGACACCCCCGACGAACTGGCCCAGCCGCACGGGCGGGTGCGCGACTGGAGGGCCGGCGAGTGCGAGCCCGTGCCCGGCCGGACCATGCCGCGGCTGACCGTCGTCGAACGCGACTACACCAAGGTCGCCGAGAAGATGGCCGCCGTCGGGCCGCTGCTCGACACCCTCGGCACCTCCACCAAGGGCATCACCTGGAAACCCGGACCGGAGATCGACGACCTGCGCTCGCGCAACGGCACCGTGCGCGGCGGCGTCGCCGACGGGCGGCCCTCCATCGCCCGCGACGACCAGTTCTGCGAGGCGCTGCTCGCGCTGTCCGGCACCACCAACGGCCGGGTGGCGATGCAGTCGCTGCGCGCCCTGGAGGAGAAGACCGGCGTGCCGCTCGCCGACCTGGCCGAGGAGCGCTCCGGCGACCGCATCACCTTCGAGGACACCCGGACCCAGCCCCGCGCGGTCATCACCTCCGCCGAGTGGTCCGGCACCGAGTCCGGCGGCCGCCGCTACTCGCCCTTCACCGTCAACGTCGAACGCCTCACGCCCTGGCACACCCTGACGGGCCGTCAGCACTTCTTCCTCGACCACGACTGGATGGCCGAGTTCGGTGAGCAACTGCCCGTCTACCGGCCCCCGCTGAACCTGCTCGCCCAGTTCGGCGACCCGCGCAGACATCCGGCGGGACACCCCGAACTCGTGGTGCGCTACCTCACCCCGCACTCGAAGTGGTCCATCCACTCCGAGTACCAGGAGAACCTGCTCATGCTCACCCTGTTCCGCGGCGGGCCGGTGATCTGGATGAGCCCCCTGGACGCGGAGAAGATCGGCGTCGCCGACAACGACTGGATCGAGTCCTACAACCGCAACGGCGTCGTCGCCTGCCGCGCCGTGGTCACCCACCGCATGCCCGAGGGCACCGTCTACATGCACCACACCATGGACCGCCATCTGAACGTCCCGCGCACCGAGACCTCCGGACTGCTCGGCGGCGGCGACAACTCCCTGACCCGGCTGCTGATCAAACCCACCCATCTGATCGGCGGCTACGCGCAGTTCACCTACGCCTTCAACTACATCGGTCCCACCGGCAACCAGCGGGACGAGTTCACCGTCATCCGCCGCCGCGCGCAGGAGGTCGACTTCCGGTGA
- a CDS encoding MSMEG_6728 family protein translates to MQTFLPCPGFTESAQVLDRRRLGKQRVEALQVLRGLTVPGYGWRRHPAVRMWAGYEEALVRYGLDVCRVWRGYGHQDSCAATLVADLAAHRPGARAREQSELAAAGELPPWLGDEALHLSHRSALVRKDPDHYARLFPGVPDDLPYVWPGSDRPSGA, encoded by the coding sequence ATGCAGACCTTCCTGCCCTGCCCCGGCTTCACCGAGTCGGCGCAGGTGCTCGACCGCCGCAGACTGGGCAAGCAGCGCGTCGAGGCCCTCCAGGTGCTGCGCGGTCTGACCGTCCCCGGCTACGGCTGGCGCAGGCACCCGGCGGTGCGCATGTGGGCCGGGTACGAGGAGGCGCTGGTCCGCTACGGCCTGGACGTGTGCCGCGTCTGGCGCGGATACGGCCACCAGGACAGCTGTGCCGCCACGCTCGTCGCCGACCTGGCCGCCCACCGCCCCGGCGCGCGGGCGCGCGAGCAGTCCGAGCTGGCCGCCGCCGGTGAACTGCCGCCCTGGCTCGGCGACGAGGCCCTGCACCTCAGCCACCGGTCGGCGCTGGTGCGCAAGGACCCGGACCACTACGCGCGGCTGTTCCCCGGGGTGCCCGACGATCTGCCGTACGTGTGGCCCGGCTCGGACCGGCCCTCCGGCGCCTGA
- a CDS encoding transglycosylase family protein produces MIWQQNTDRAAVRLDRAPVRHSRRRGLRGALLVTVTAAALAGGPAAAASPFGTLTADWDSIAACESGGDWNANTGNGYYGGLQFAQSSWIAAGGLQYAPRADLATRREQIAVARRLAALQGMSAWGCS; encoded by the coding sequence ATGATCTGGCAGCAGAACACCGACAGGGCCGCCGTCCGCCTGGACCGGGCCCCCGTTCGTCACTCACGTCGTCGCGGACTGCGCGGGGCACTGCTGGTCACGGTGACCGCCGCCGCACTGGCCGGCGGGCCCGCCGCGGCGGCCTCGCCCTTCGGCACCCTCACCGCCGACTGGGACTCCATCGCGGCGTGCGAGTCCGGCGGCGACTGGAACGCCAACACGGGCAACGGCTACTACGGCGGGCTCCAGTTCGCCCAGTCGAGCTGGATCGCGGCCGGCGGCCTCCAGTACGCGCCCCGCGCGGACCTGGCCACGCGCCGCGAGCAGATCGCGGTGGCCCGGCGGCTCGCCGCGCTCCAGGGCATGTCGGCCTGGGGCTGCTCCTGA
- a CDS encoding PP2C family protein-serine/threonine phosphatase, translating to MPDDPRRPVPGAETAGRTAPAPEGAGRRGLHRLLDAMVAMSAEVDTRTLLQHIVDVAADLVGARYGALGVLGEGGDFTDLITVGADAEAERLRAEAGLPQRHGLLGSLVTDRRPLRVDDVRADPRSVGFPAGHPPMTTLLGVPLTVRGTVYGNLYLADRRDGRPFGDEDEALLTALASAAGVSIENARLYQRLKRATEQFQRRMLPVLPDLRPLRVAARYEPAAEPPRLGGDWYDAMVLPDGAVFVVVGDVTGHDVEAAPVMAQIRSMLRALAFDRCGPPGLVVDALDRALALYGDATAATLVAARIEHAPGTGYTVCWTNAGHPPPLLVTAEGTVCVLAPEQHGIPVGVDPSLPRPDHRRTLPAASTLLLFTDGLIERRGQDIDTGLRDLAAHAAALAAAPPQVLCEALVSRRETYDDDVALLALRVPAAR from the coding sequence ATGCCCGACGACCCACGGCGGCCCGTCCCGGGCGCCGAGACGGCCGGACGGACGGCCCCCGCACCGGAGGGAGCCGGCCGGCGCGGGCTGCACCGGCTGCTGGACGCCATGGTGGCCATGAGCGCGGAGGTGGACACCAGGACCCTGCTCCAGCACATCGTGGACGTCGCCGCCGATCTCGTCGGCGCCCGGTACGGCGCGCTCGGCGTGCTCGGCGAGGGCGGGGACTTCACCGATCTGATCACGGTGGGGGCGGACGCGGAGGCCGAACGGCTCAGGGCCGAGGCCGGGCTGCCCCAGCGCCACGGGCTGCTGGGCAGCCTCGTCACCGACCGCAGGCCGCTGCGGGTGGACGATGTGCGCGCCGACCCGCGCTCGGTCGGGTTCCCGGCCGGGCACCCGCCGATGACCACGCTGCTCGGGGTGCCCCTGACGGTGCGCGGCACGGTGTACGGCAACCTGTACCTCGCCGACCGCAGGGACGGCAGGCCGTTCGGCGACGAGGACGAGGCCCTGCTGACCGCGCTGGCCAGCGCGGCGGGCGTCAGCATCGAGAACGCCCGGCTGTACCAGCGGCTGAAGCGGGCCACCGAGCAGTTCCAGCGCCGGATGCTGCCCGTGCTGCCCGATCTGCGGCCGCTGCGGGTGGCGGCGCGCTACGAACCGGCGGCCGAGCCGCCCCGGCTCGGCGGCGACTGGTACGACGCCATGGTGCTGCCGGACGGCGCGGTCTTCGTCGTCGTCGGCGACGTCACCGGGCACGACGTGGAGGCGGCGCCGGTGATGGCGCAGATCCGCAGCATGCTGCGGGCCCTGGCGTTCGACCGGTGCGGGCCGCCCGGCCTCGTCGTGGACGCGCTCGACCGGGCGCTCGCCCTGTACGGCGACGCGACCGCGGCCACCCTGGTGGCGGCCCGGATCGAGCACGCGCCGGGCACCGGCTACACCGTGTGCTGGACCAACGCCGGGCATCCGCCGCCGCTGCTGGTCACCGCCGAGGGCACGGTGTGCGTGCTGGCGCCCGAGCAGCACGGCATCCCGGTCGGGGTGGATCCCTCGCTGCCCCGGCCCGACCACCGCCGCACGCTGCCGGCCGCGAGCACCCTGCTGCTGTTCACCGACGGTCTGATCGAGCGCCGCGGCCAGGACATCGACACCGGTCTGCGGGACCTGGCCGCGCACGCCGCCGCGCTGGCCGCGGCCCCGCCGCAGGTGCTGTGCGAGGCGCTGGTGAGCCGGCGCGAGACGTACGACGACGATGTGGCCCTGCTGGCGCTGCGGGTCCCGGCCGCGCGGTGA